A window from Fusarium musae strain F31 chromosome 8, whole genome shotgun sequence encodes these proteins:
- a CDS encoding hypothetical protein (EggNog:ENOG41), with product MPYRTSPIGGKIPVTVNLDAVNNGFRADYLTYFIIQRRKRRTKSRATGEADEQKLVLLERFTAGRSTATRRNTDEEERTSPCDSDASLESLFGENYLPSPDPGVSVSISDDLMLPTFRVRKD from the exons ATGCCCTATAGAACATCCCCCATCGGTGGCAAGATCCCCGTCACAGTCAATCTTGATGCCGTTAACAATGGTTTTCGAGCTGACTACTTGACTTACTTCATTATCCAAAGACGCAAAAGGCGGACAAAGAGTCGAGCAACAGGTGAAGCAGATGAACAAAAGCTTGTGCTTTTGGAAAGATTCACCGCTGGCAGGTCGACTGCTACGCGTAGAAATacggatgaggaagaaaggACTTCCCCCTGTGACAGTGATGCGTCTCTAGAGTCGTTGTTCGGAGAGAACTATCTGCCAAGCCCAGACCCTGGCGTGTCAGTTTCTATCTCTGATGATCTCATGTTGCCAACCT TTCGGGTTCGAAAGGATTAG